CGGCCACCGCTCCGGCGGCCAGGAGCTCGCGCACCCAGGTGGAGGAGGCGCGCCGGTGAGAACCGTCGGCGGGCACGTCGGTGACGATCCCGACCTCGAAGCCGAGCTCGCCTCCGAGCTCGGCCATCGTGCCCCGGTCCCCCTCGTTCCCCGCGCCGAACCGGATGTCCTCCCCGACCACGACCGCGCGGGCCCCGAGGCCGTCGCGCAGGTAGGTGCGCGCGAAGGCCACCGCGCTCTGGGCCGCGAAGGCCGGGGTGTAGTGGATCACGAGGCAGGCGTCGAGGCCGGCCGCGGCGAGCAGGTCGAGCCGGTCGGTCAGCCCGGTGAGCAGCACGGGCGCGCCCTCGGGGCGATGGATGCGGGCCGGATGCGGATCGAAGGTGATCGCCACGGCCATGACACCCCGCTCGCGGGCGGCGCGCACCGTGGCCGCGAGCACGGCGGCATGGCCGGTGTGCACGCCATCGAAGTTCCCGATGGTGATCGCCGTTCCGGCGCCGGCCACATCCGCCGGGATCTCCTTCAGTCCACGCCAGATCTGCACGCGGTTCCGCCTCTCCAGTTCGCTCTCGCCGGTCCTAGCGTGCCACCACGGCGGGTGCCTGCGCGAATTGGCGCCCGCCCACGCGGCCGCCGGCCGGCCTCACCCGGCGGCCGCCCCCGTGCCGAGCAGCGGCTCGACCTGGCCCCAGACGTAGTCGGCGAGGGTGCGGGCGTAGGTCTCGGTCACGTGCTGCTGGTCGCGATAGACCATCACGTTGCCGATGACCGGCGGGCATTCGTCCGCGGTGCAGTACTGCCCGGTCATGTCGACCCAGGTGACGTCCGGATCGCCCGCGGCGGCCGCCCGCTGGCGGTCGAGCGGCATCGCGTCGTCCTTGTCGATCGCGCAGTCCTCGGGATCGTTCAGGTTCTCGAGCACGCACTCCGTGGTCTCGTCCTTGGGCAGCATCATCGGGTTGTCGCTCAACACCGCCACGGGGGCGACCGCGCGCAGTTCCTTCCACATCTGCCGGAAGCCGTCCGTGGGGCTCGGCACGTCCGCGCTCTCGACGAAGGGATGGTCGGTGAGGTTGGAGGTGACGAACAGGTCGGCCTCGTCCCGGTCGACGATGTCGGCCAGGGTCGCCCGGTTCGCCTCGAGGCACGGGCCCCCGCGGGTGGCGTCGGACTCCCGCTGGGCGAAGCTGAACGGGCAGGAGGCGTGCAGGTAGGTGACGATGCGCAGGCTCTGCTCTTCGGCGATCTTCTGGAACGCGGGCAGGTACTGCTCGGTGTGGGAGTCGCCGACGAGCACGACGGTCGTGCCCGCGTCCTCGTCGCCGAAGACGCAGCGCGGCGTGGTCGGGTCGTCGATCGAGGACTTGCAGTCGTCCTTGGCGCTCTCCGGCAGGTCCTCGCGGGCCCGGGAGGGCGTCGGCGCGATCCCGGCCGCGTTCTGCACGAACGGGCGGTATCCGCTGCGGCTGATCGACTCGGATCCGAAACCGCGCGGCGGATTCGACTCGAGCGCCTGGGCCTCGCTCTGGAGGGTCGTGCTGCTGTGGTGGAACCAGCCCACCGTGCCGGCGCCGGCGATCGCGGTGAACGACATGCTCACCGCGGCGACGGCCACGAGCCGCGGCAGGGCGGTGTTGGCGGAGGTGTGGTGCAGGAACGGCAGCTCCACGAGATGGCGGGAGAGTGCGCCGAGCAGGAATGCGAGCGCGACCCCGAACCCGAGCGCCACCGCCGGGCTCACCCCGGGAAACAGGTAGGGCAGGAACACGACGACCGGCCAATGCCACAGGTAGAGGGAATAGGAGGCGTCGCCGCACCACTGCACGCTGCGGGCGCCGATCAGGTGCGCGAGGGCGCCGTCCGGCCGGGCCTCGATCCACCGGTTCGCCCCGAGGATCATCGCCGCGGTGCCGACGGTCGGCGCGAGCGCCGCGACGCCGGGGAACGGCGTGGCGGCGTCGTAGGTCACGAGCGCGAAGGCGACGAGCGCCGTCCCCGATCCGAGCCAGGCCGCGCCCCGACGGGGGCCGCGCGCGAGTCGCTGGAGCTGCGGCCAGTGCACGGCGACCAGGCCGCCGAGGGCGAGCTCCCAGGCGCGGGCGGGGGTGACGAAGTAGGCCGCCGGATCCCCGGCGATCACCTGGAGGGCGCTGTAGGCGCCGCTGCCCGCGACGACCGCCCACAGCACGACGCCGGCGACGAGCCGCGGCGAGGCCGGTCCGTGCCCCCGCCGCCGGCGCCACCACGTGGCCGCGGCGATCGAGGCCACGAGCAGCGCGGGCCACACGAAGTAGAACTGTTCCTCGACCGACAGGCTCCAGTAGTGCTGCAGCGGGCTCGCCGCAGCCCCTTCGGCGAGGTAGTCGACGGACTGATGGGCCAGATACCAGTTCTGGCCGAAGAACGTCGTGGCGAGCGCCTCGTGGCCGAGGTCGGTCCACCGGTTCATCGGCAGGATGAGCACGCCGGCGACCGTGATCGCGGCCAGCGCGGCGCTCGCCGCGGGCAGGATCCGCCGGATGCGCCGGCCGTAGAAGCCGCGGAAGCTCAGCCGGCCCTCCCGGGCGATCTCGCGGATCATGAGCCCGGTGATGAGGTAGCCGGAGATGACGAAGAAGATGTCGACGCCGACGTAGCCGCCCGGCAGCGCGCCCGGGCGGAAGTGATAGGCCATGACGGCGAGTACCGCGAGCGCCCGCAGCGCCTGGATCTCCGGTTGGAAGCGCGCGCGTGTGGACGACGCAGCTCGCCGCCCGCTCGGCCGTGACCGGTCGCTCGGGCTGCTCGCCGCGGGTAGCCCGGATGCCCCGGATGCGCCCGATGCCCCCGCTGCCAGGCCGACGTCGCCTCCGGGGTCGCGGAGGCCCGCTGTCCTCGGTGCTGCTGCCACGTTCTCCCCTGGGTCGGCGTCTCGGGCGGACGACCGGCCGCACCACGATCCTGCGCGCGGATCGACCGATCGTTACCGAATCGAGACTATCAAACCGGCCTCTCGGTGTCGCCCGGCGGACCGGAACCGAGCGGGGAGGGTGGCCCGCGCCCCGGGGATCAGGCCGGGTCGAGCACGAGCACGGGGCGGGCCCGCTCACCGTCGAGGCTCAGCACGGCGATCCCGCGCCCGGCCGGGTCGAACGCGCCGGCGAGCTCGGCCATGCCGCCCGCCGCGAGTGACTGGCCGTAGCGGACCGCCCGGGCCTCGCCCTCGGTCAGCTCGCGGGCGGGCAGGAGCAGCCGCAGCGCCGTGGTCACGCTCAGCAGCGCATCCGGGGCGGTCCGGGGCAGGGTGTCGTCGGCGCGGACCGCCGCAGTCCGGGCGGCCGTGGCGGTGGGTTCGGGGTCGAGGTCGAAGGGTCCGACCCGGGTGCGCCGCAGCGCGGTGAGGTGGCCGCCGCAGCCGAGTCGGGCGCCGAGATCCCGGGCGAGGGCGCGCACGTAGGTGCCGGAGGAGCAGTCGATCACGGCGTCGACGTCGACGACCGGTGTGCCGTCGGCGGCGACCGACGCGCGGGGCTCGGCCAGCGCGAACCGGTGGATCGTCACGGGCCGGGCGGGCAGGGCGACCTCCTCCCCCGCGCGCACCCGGGCGTAGGCGCGCTTGCCGTCGACCTTGATGGCCGAGACCGCGCTCGGAACCTGCTCGATCGGTCCGCGCAGCCCCGCGGCGACGGCCTCGATCCCGTCCAGCTCGAGCCGGACGGCGCGCTCCGGGCCGGCGGCGAGGCGGGCGCCCGGGGAGGAGGTCGCCTCCCCCTCGGCGTCGTCGGTGTTCGTGCCCTGGCCGAGCCGGATGGTGGCCGTATAGGTCTTGTCCACGCCGACGATATAGGTGAGCAGCCGGGTGGCACGCCCGATGCCGAGCACGAGCAGGCCCGTGGCCATCGGATCGAGGGTGCCGGCGTGTCCGACCTTGCGGGTCCCCAGGGCGCGCCGCGTGCGGGCGACGGCGCCGTGGGAGGTGAGGCCCGCCGGCTTGTCGAGCAGGAGCAGGCCGTCGGGGGCGTTCAGGGTGCCTCGTCCGTGGGGGACTCGGCGCGGGGGGTCCGGTAGGGATCGGCGTCGCCGGCGTAGCCCGCTCGTTCGCGCAGCTTCGCCACCTCGGCGTCGTGGGCGGCCGCCCGCGCGAGGGCCGAGTCGAGGTGGGCGGCGGTCTCGGGGATGGAGTCGACGGTGAACTCGAGCGTGGGGGTGAGCCGCACGCCCGTCTGCTTGCCGACCTCGGATCGGATGAGGCCCTTGGCCGATTCGAGCGCCGCGGCGGTACTCGCACGGTCGGTCTCGTCGCCGTAGACGGTGTAGAACACGGTGGCGTGCTGGAGGTCCCCGGTCACGCGCACGTCCGTCACGGTGATGAAGCCGAGGCGCGGGTCCTTGATCCGGGTGTCGAGCATCTGGGCGACGATCTGGTGGATGCGCTCACCGAGCTTACGGGCGCGGGGGTGATCGGCCATGTTCCTTCTCCTGCTCTCGGCCCCCGCGCGACCCGCGCGGGGAGTGTGACGGGCCGTGTGTGGGTGGGCCGCCGGCACGCCGGCCGGCCCGGGAGGCGCCTCAGGGCCCCAGCCTAGTGGCCGGGACCCTGAGGCGATGACGCCGCGGACGGTCAGTCGCGCGGGATCTCGCGCATCTCGAACGTCTCGATGACGTCCCCCTCGACGATGTCGCGGTGGCCGAGGCCGATACCGCATTCGAAGCCCTCGCGGACCTCGGTGACGTCGTCCTTCTCCCGCCGGAGCGAGGAGATGGTGAGGTTGTCGGCCAGGACCACGCCGTCGCGCAGGAGACGGGCCTTCGTGCCGCGCTTGATCGTGCCGGAGCGCACGATCGACCCGGCGATCGAACCGACCTTGGAGGAGCGGAACACCTGCCGAACCTCGGCGGAGCCCAGCTGGGCCTCCTCGTACTCGGGCTTGAGCATGCCCTTGAGCGCGCTCTCGATCTCGTCGATCGCCTGGTAGATGACCGAGTAGTACTTGATCTCGACCCCCTCGCGGTCGGCCAGTTCGGCCACCCGCTCGGCGGTACGGACGTTGAACCCGAGGATCACGGCGCTGTCGACCGTGGCGAGGTTGACGTCGTTCTGCGTGATCGCACCGACACCGCGGTGGATGATCCGCAGCGCGACCTCGTCGCCCACATCGATCTTGAGCAGGGCGTCCTCGAGTGCCTCGA
The window above is part of the Pseudactinotalea sp. HY158 genome. Proteins encoded here:
- the truB gene encoding tRNA pseudouridine(55) synthase TruB; amino-acid sequence: MNAPDGLLLLDKPAGLTSHGAVARTRRALGTRKVGHAGTLDPMATGLLVLGIGRATRLLTYIVGVDKTYTATIRLGQGTNTDDAEGEATSSPGARLAAGPERAVRLELDGIEAVAAGLRGPIEQVPSAVSAIKVDGKRAYARVRAGEEVALPARPVTIHRFALAEPRASVAADGTPVVDVDAVIDCSSGTYVRALARDLGARLGCGGHLTALRRTRVGPFDLDPEPTATAARTAAVRADDTLPRTAPDALLSVTTALRLLLPARELTEGEARAVRYGQSLAAGGMAELAGAFDPAGRGIAVLSLDGERARPVLVLDPA
- a CDS encoding acyltransferase family protein, yielding MAAAPRTAGLRDPGGDVGLAAGASGASGASGLPAASSPSDRSRPSGRRAASSTRARFQPEIQALRALAVLAVMAYHFRPGALPGGYVGVDIFFVISGYLITGLMIREIAREGRLSFRGFYGRRIRRILPAASAALAAITVAGVLILPMNRWTDLGHEALATTFFGQNWYLAHQSVDYLAEGAAASPLQHYWSLSVEEQFYFVWPALLVASIAAATWWRRRRGHGPASPRLVAGVVLWAVVAGSGAYSALQVIAGDPAAYFVTPARAWELALGGLVAVHWPQLQRLARGPRRGAAWLGSGTALVAFALVTYDAATPFPGVAALAPTVGTAAMILGANRWIEARPDGALAHLIGARSVQWCGDASYSLYLWHWPVVVFLPYLFPGVSPAVALGFGVALAFLLGALSRHLVELPFLHHTSANTALPRLVAVAAVSMSFTAIAGAGTVGWFHHSSTTLQSEAQALESNPPRGFGSESISRSGYRPFVQNAAGIAPTPSRAREDLPESAKDDCKSSIDDPTTPRCVFGDEDAGTTVVLVGDSHTEQYLPAFQKIAEEQSLRIVTYLHASCPFSFAQRESDATRGGPCLEANRATLADIVDRDEADLFVTSNLTDHPFVESADVPSPTDGFRQMWKELRAVAPVAVLSDNPMMLPKDETTECVLENLNDPEDCAIDKDDAMPLDRQRAAAAGDPDVTWVDMTGQYCTADECPPVIGNVMVYRDQQHVTETYARTLADYVWGQVEPLLGTGAAAG
- a CDS encoding bifunctional riboflavin kinase/FAD synthetase, whose translation is MQIWRGLKEIPADVAGAGTAITIGNFDGVHTGHAAVLAATVRAARERGVMAVAITFDPHPARIHRPEGAPVLLTGLTDRLDLLAAAGLDACLVIHYTPAFAAQSAVAFARTYLRDGLGARAVVVGEDIRFGAGNEGDRGTMAELGGELGFEVGIVTDVPADGSHRRASSTWVRELLAAGAVADARRILGRWHRMRGVVVHGQARGRDLGFPTANLAPDASGTIPADGVYAGWLTTDWGSGTAERMPAAISIGTNPTFSGMARVVEAHVLGRTDLELYGREIVVEFVARLRPTLKFDGIDELIARMNTDVDQAADLLGVPRPSVRPSIQPIQPSNQPTQPSIQPTQPRANRA
- the rbfA gene encoding 30S ribosome-binding factor RbfA, whose protein sequence is MADHPRARKLGERIHQIVAQMLDTRIKDPRLGFITVTDVRVTGDLQHATVFYTVYGDETDRASTAAALESAKGLIRSEVGKQTGVRLTPTLEFTVDSIPETAAHLDSALARAAAHDAEVAKLRERAGYAGDADPYRTPRAESPTDEAP